GGAGAGGAGCACGGCAGGAGCCTACCGGCGCTGGGCGGTGCCCGGCCGGAGTCTTGCTAGGCTGTGGTCTCGACCCGGCCCGAGGCCGGTCGCGCGAGTGTAGTTCAATGGTAGAACTTCAGCTTCCCAAGCTGATAGCGCGGGTTCGATTCCCGTCACTCGCTCCATTAGGCGCCTCTATTGCGTCCAGGCCATGACCAGATTGCAAGTATCTTGGGGCGCAGAGCGTCAGGCTCTGGTCCTTGACACTTTCGATACTTATCGGCACCCTCAGAGTGGAGCGTTACCACGGACAAGCTCCCACCACCACTAGGAGCCCAGGTGTTCACTTTCCAGCATGGCAGCGATCAAAGCGAAACGCTTCTTCGGGCCTTATCACTCGAAGCCCGCGGGGCCGTAAGCGGAGGTGGAGTATTCGCTTGGACCACGACATATGGAGCGACAGCATTTTTTAGCGATCCAGAAATCGCCCAACTGCTTAAGCTCAGAACGTTTCGTTTGATCGTCGGTACGGACGCCATCACCGACGTCGCCGCGATCAGAAAGCTGCAGCAGCTTTCCGCAGATCACCCACACTTGCAAGTGGAGGCGCTCGTCAACCCGACGTCTTCACTTTTCCACCCGAAATTCGCGTGGTTCCAGCACGTCACACACACGTCGCTCATAGTAGGTTCGGGGAATCTGACTAGGGGCGGCCTGTTGTCAAACTGGGAAGCCTTCACTGCAATCCGTATTCAAAATGAAGACGAAGCCACAGCGCTTGGCCAAATTTCGCAATTCTTTCAGAACCAAGCAGCAAATATTCGCAACCTCGACGATCCAGATGTCCTCGCCCGGGTAGCGAATAATAGCGGAAGCGAGCGTAGACTGAAGCACGAGGCCGCCCGAGTGGTCAGCGCCGAACCGGACAAAGTCGTCTCCGACAGCGCCAGCGTCTTCATTACCGAAATTCCGAAATCAGGAAATAGGTGGAGTCAAGTCAACATTAACCGAGCTAGCTTTGAATCGTTTTTTGGCGTACAAGCCGTACACTCGCGACAGCTTCTCTTTCAACAAGTTCTTGCATCTGGCGAACTCGGTGATGCAGAAAGCCGCAAGTCCGTAGTCGTTAAAAGCCAAAATTACCGGTTTGAATTATCCGCAGCGCGGGGGCTCGAGTACCCGCCAACGGGACGACCGATCGCAGTATTTGTTAAGATCGACAATGATCAAATTGTTTACTCTTTGGTAATGCCATCGCAATCCGTGCATAGTGAATTAGATGCGTATCTAAACGCCACAGGGCCTAATCGGATAGATAGAATGCGCAAAGTGCGATGCACGGGCATAGAACTAAGGCGCGCCATCCCGTCCCTCCCGCTACTTCAAGCAACCCTGCCCGACGCCTAGAGACTTGCGCTAATCATTACTTCGGCCTGAGGGGCAGCGACTCCGTTAAAACGCGTTGCATTGAACTTACTATGCACTGACTTTTCAATGCGCATAACATCTACCTTAGCGAAGTGCACCTTAGCGATTTGCACGAGTTCGTCGATCGAGATCAAGCGCGTGTTTGGCCGAGCCTTGGTCCCCTGTCCCTGGGGCGAGTACGACAGTACAATTGCTGCCTCTTTCTGTCGCGCCAAACTAAAGAGATCCTCGAAGGCCTTTGAAGCCTGAGAGCGAATACTAAACGGGCTTTGATGCCGCTCCTTGCGATACAGCCCGCGGCTGGGGGAGCTTGATCCGGGCGCACTTGCAACTCCGGGATCATCACCAAGCGCAATCGTCTCAAGGACGTGGTAAAAACGACTGTAGTGATCGCGCGTGTAAGGCGGATCGGCGTAAATCACACTTGTGTTTCGTTTTAAGGCAGAAAGGATGTCTCGATAATCGCCGACTGCTGTGGTGCATTCGTATGCCGTCGGTGTTAAATCGTTATATTGTGATAATTTCTTTTCGAATAAGTTAAAGGCCGATGCGGTTCGGTTGGCCACGCTACGCTGAATAGCGGCCATCTTGAGGACACCAACCCTGTCTCTGAGACGCATTGGTTGGGCGAAGTGATTGCCCACGGTCCCAACGCTGTCACTTGCGCTACCCAACAGGGCAGCCAAAAATGTGTCGCCGCCTGGACTTGAACGCTCATACTTTATTGCCGCGGATAGTGCATCAATTTCTAAAGCTTGCCGAAAAGAGAAATATGCCCCTCCGTAGTACCGCGATACCGTCCCTCCCGCCGCCTCCAAAACAGATGCCGCTCGCGATAAGAGTCTCGAATAGGCGGATGTCTTCAAGTCGCCGCTCGCAATTATGCCTTTTTCGACATAGTCTGCATACGCGTCAGGGTTTTGACTCACAGATGCAAGCGCGTCGTCTTCGTACTTCAGAAGGTCAGTGAGCTCGTTACCAAGAGAACCAAGCCAGTCGGTTGCCTTGCTAATAATTGGGGCTGCGTAAAGCATGTCTTGGTGACGCGACTTACAAAGAGCCGAGGAGAGAATCGCTGAATAATGCTGAACATCGGATGCGAGCACTGGGCGCTCCTGCGCAAGTGAGCGTGCGACAACACCACTGCCGGAAAACAGGTCTACCGCAACTTTACCGGGCGAAGCGACGCTCTCTACCGCGGACGAAATTTCAGCTAAATAGCGCGTCTTATTACCCAGGTAGTGAATTGGCCTCATGCCAGACTCGTCGTTAATTATTTCGCTCCAATTACGTGATTCGATTCCGCCCCGGCCAAGCGACCGACAGTGCGCTTCGCGCCTATGTTGTCCTAACATTGAGCGCCCTAGAACCCCAGCACGTCGCCCTGCCCTGCGAGCACCGTTGCTGGGTTGGAGGATGCACACAACGCCTCACCAGCCACGACTTACTCGACCAGGCCAGGATCGCAATCTTCTAAACTCGTGCGCTGGCCCTGCTAGCGATGAGATCAGTAGTATAGTGTCTTGACATGGGGCTAAGCATGACGACCGAACATGTTGCGGCAGACGATCAAGGTGTGCTTCCTCTGGATCGCGCAGTCGAGGTCGATGCCAAACCAATAGAAGATGCGCCTGAGCAAAACGAGGTGCCCGCTACTCACATAGCCGTTGCTGGAGCACTGATGGTGGGCGACGCAAGTTCGGCCCTTCGGGTACTGCATGCCGATCCCGAGCGGCTTGAAAGTATCAAACTTTGCTACCTCGACCCTCCCTACAACACTGGAGAAACTTTTCGACACTACAGCGACAAGCGTGATTCTAATGAATGGATTTCTGAATTACGTGGTCACCTAACTGCGCTTATACCGCTACTAGCGCCAGACGCAAGCGTGTGGTTGCACCTAGATGACTCCGAGCAACACCGCGCTCGAGTCGTCATGGACGAAGTGTTTGGGCGCGAGGCTTTCGTCTCTACGATAATTTGGCAAAAGCGCAAGAGCCGGGATAATCGCAAGGCCTTCAGCTCGATGCACGACTATATACACGTTTATGCTTTGAGTGGACCGAAGTCATGGAAGCGCGTTCGCCATGGGCTCCCTGACCAAGGCACATTTGCCAATCCCGATAACGATCCCCGCGGGCCGTGGCGATCTGCTCCCATGTCGGTGCAGGCAGGTCATGCTACTCAAAATCAGTTTTATACGGTAGTTACCCCCAGTGGCGCACGCCATGATCCACCACCAGGCCGATGCTGGACTTTTTCCAAGATGCGTCTGGAGGAACTTGTTCGTGACGGCCGTGTCTACTGGCCTAGGGGGGGTGCTGGTAAACCTCGGTTGAAGCGATACGAAAGCGAAAGCGGAGGCCTTGCACCATTCACGATCTGGACCGCAGACGAGGTGGGAGATACTGCGAGTGCAAAAAAGGAGTTACTTAGGGACTTTCCGGGCGGGCCGGTGTTTGACACACCGAAACCGGAGAAGCTTCTCGAGCGAATAATTAAAATTGGTAGCGATCCAGGCGATACGGTTTTAGATTACTACTTGGGATCGGGAACAACCGCTGTCGTTGCTCAGCGCTTGGGTCGTAATTGGATTGGCGTAGAACAGAACGAAAGTGTTGTCGAGGAATACGTCATTCCGAGACTTCGGCGTGGAAGCGTTGTTCTCCGGGAGGTGCTTTGGCGCGTTACTAACGTTTGGTAGCAGGCAGGGCGCCTGCTTACGCGCGGAAAAGCCCCGTCAATTTTCGGCTTTTGTCGCCAAGATGGGTGGCTTCCTTACTGCCGCATGTGTGATTGGCTTGACTGCCCCATTGTTTGCTTGCAGCCCCCATGAAGGGGCATGACTTAACGCGGCCATCGGGAAAAGCTCCTTATTTGAGTGTTCTGCTGACCTCGCCAGCAGCGACATCATCTCCGCCCCAGCCGATTCGCCGTTGCGGGCCGCATCCGCCGCCTGCTCATGGGTCTTGAGCGCATGCCGCCGCGGCATCCGCGGCATCCGCCTCTGGTGCGTGCGGCCGGTATGGATCTCCGTGATCGCCTCGCGGAGGGCGCAAAACATGTCGTTGCCGCTGGCCTCGAGGATCAGGTGGTGACACTCGATATCGACGGCGAGGAAGTCGAGGTGGCGTAGATCCACTGCGAGCTCGGCGATGCGCGTGCGCTGAGCGGCCGATGCGTGGCGCGCGGCCAGTGACGCCGAGACCGGCTCGGCTGCGCGGGGCAGCTGGGTGAGGGAGCGGAAGTGGTCCGAGCGGCCGGGGCCGTTGAGGCGGCAGCAGATGATGCGCGGGTCGTAGACGTTCCAGCGGCCCGGGCCCTGCACCACGGCGCCCACGCGGCGGTTCAGCACGAGGAGCGCCATCGCCTCGAGGACGCAAACGCAGCCTCGGGTGTTGTGTAGACGTACCGCGGACGGCCTCGCCGCCGCTCCCCACGCAGGCGACGGCGCCCACCTCCACGGCTGGGCGTCGCCGCACGCGACGCGATCCACGGATCCGCCCAGCCGAACGGAGAGAACATGACCATCGAAGACTGGACGCAGACCCTCACCGCGGGTCCGCTCCTCCTCATCGCGGCCGGCGCCATCGCCGTGCTGCTGATCCTGATCATCACGCTGCGCATCCACGCGTTCGTCGCGCTGATCCTCGTGAGCCTCGCGACCGCGTTCGCCACCGGGATCCCGACCTCGCAGATCGTGACCGTGCTCGTCGGCAGCTTCGGATCCACGCTCGGCACGGTCGCGCTGCTCGTGGGGCTCGGCGCGATGCTCGGCCGACTGGTGGAGACCAGCGGCGGCGCGAAGACACTGGCCGACACGCTGATCCGGATCTTCGGCGAAAAGCGCGCCCCGTTCGCGCTCGGCGTCGCGTCGCTCATCTTCGGCTTCCCGATCTTCTTCGACGCCGGCCTCGTCGTCATGCTGCCCATCGTCTTCTCGGTCGCCCGTCGCCTCGGCGGCGGCGTGCTCCGCTACGGCCTCCCCGCGGCCGGCGCCTTCTCGGTGATGCACATCTTCGTGCCGCCGCACCCTGGGCCCGTCGCGGCATCCGAGTTCTTCGGCGCGAACGTCGGCTTCGTCATCATCGTCGGCCTCGTCGCCGCGATCCCCACCTGGTTCGTCACCTCGTACCTGTACGGGCTGTGGGCGGGCAAGAAGTTCGTGCTGCCGGTGCCGTCGCTCCTCGGCGAGGCCGACGCGCACGCCGAATCGAACCCGCCCAAGTTCGGCACCGTCGTCG
This window of the Clavibacter sepedonicus genome carries:
- a CDS encoding GntP family permease; its protein translation is MTIEDWTQTLTAGPLLLIAAGAIAVLLILIITLRIHAFVALILVSLATAFATGIPTSQIVTVLVGSFGSTLGTVALLVGLGAMLGRLVETSGGAKTLADTLIRIFGEKRAPFALGVASLIFGFPIFFDAGLVVMLPIVFSVARRLGGGVLRYGLPAAGAFSVMHIFVPPHPGPVAASEFFGANVGFVIIVGLVAAIPTWFVTSYLYGLWAGKKFVLPVPSLLGEADAHAESNPPKFGTVVAVLLLPLLLIFMNTGLNAASTGGILPEGTSDQAWFQILRTIGETPVALLIALLFAAFVLGRRRGIDKTALEKTLESALGPVCSVILITGAGGMFGGVLRTSGIGDALADVLGDLGIPIILAGFLIAAILRIAQGSATVALTTAAGLISPAILAGDYNAFQVAALVVAVAGGSVVASHVNDSGFWLVGRFFEMDVKTTLKTWTVMETTIGVMGFGIAAAVFGVASVV
- a CDS encoding FadR/GntR family transcriptional regulator, with protein sequence MALLVLNRRVGAVVQGPGRWNVYDPRIICCRLNGPGRSDHFRSLTQLPRAAEPVSASLAARHASAAQRTRIAELAVDLRHLDFLAVDIECHHLILEASGNDMFCALREAITEIHTGRTHQRRMPRMPRRHALKTHEQAADAARNGESAGAEMMSLLARSAEHSNKELFPMAALSHAPSWGLQANNGAVKPITHAAVRKPPILATKAEN
- a CDS encoding site-specific DNA-methyltransferase, coding for MTTEHVAADDQGVLPLDRAVEVDAKPIEDAPEQNEVPATHIAVAGALMVGDASSALRVLHADPERLESIKLCYLDPPYNTGETFRHYSDKRDSNEWISELRGHLTALIPLLAPDASVWLHLDDSEQHRARVVMDEVFGREAFVSTIIWQKRKSRDNRKAFSSMHDYIHVYALSGPKSWKRVRHGLPDQGTFANPDNDPRGPWRSAPMSVQAGHATQNQFYTVVTPSGARHDPPPGRCWTFSKMRLEELVRDGRVYWPRGGAGKPRLKRYESESGGLAPFTIWTADEVGDTASAKKELLRDFPGGPVFDTPKPEKLLERIIKIGSDPGDTVLDYYLGSGTTAVVAQRLGRNWIGVEQNESVVEEYVIPRLRRGSVVLREVLWRVTNVW
- a CDS encoding phospholipase D family protein, which produces MFTFQHGSDQSETLLRALSLEARGAVSGGGVFAWTTTYGATAFFSDPEIAQLLKLRTFRLIVGTDAITDVAAIRKLQQLSADHPHLQVEALVNPTSSLFHPKFAWFQHVTHTSLIVGSGNLTRGGLLSNWEAFTAIRIQNEDEATALGQISQFFQNQAANIRNLDDPDVLARVANNSGSERRLKHEAARVVSAEPDKVVSDSASVFITEIPKSGNRWSQVNINRASFESFFGVQAVHSRQLLFQQVLASGELGDAESRKSVVVKSQNYRFELSAARGLEYPPTGRPIAVFVKIDNDQIVYSLVMPSQSVHSELDAYLNATGPNRIDRMRKVRCTGIELRRAIPSLPLLQATLPDA
- a CDS encoding DNA adenine methylase; protein product: MRPIHYLGNKTRYLAEISSAVESVASPGKVAVDLFSGSGVVARSLAQERPVLASDVQHYSAILSSALCKSRHQDMLYAAPIISKATDWLGSLGNELTDLLKYEDDALASVSQNPDAYADYVEKGIIASGDLKTSAYSRLLSRAASVLEAAGGTVSRYYGGAYFSFRQALEIDALSAAIKYERSSPGGDTFLAALLGSASDSVGTVGNHFAQPMRLRDRVGVLKMAAIQRSVANRTASAFNLFEKKLSQYNDLTPTAYECTTAVGDYRDILSALKRNTSVIYADPPYTRDHYSRFYHVLETIALGDDPGVASAPGSSSPSRGLYRKERHQSPFSIRSQASKAFEDLFSLARQKEAAIVLSYSPQGQGTKARPNTRLISIDELVQIAKVHFAKVDVMRIEKSVHSKFNATRFNGVAAPQAEVMISASL